Below is a window of Yersinia kristensenii DNA.
CAAAGACAGCTATACCATGTTGGATATTTTGCAAAACCTGCAAAAAAGCGCGCCGATTAACTTCACCCTCATCGCCGTTAATTTGGATCAGAAACAGCCGGGCTTCCCCGAAGATATCCTGCCTGCCTATCTGGACAAGCAAGGTGTTGAATACAAGATTGTCGAAGAGAACACTTACGGGATTGTGAAAGACATTATTCCGGAAGGGAAAACCACCTGCTCACTCTGCTCGCGCCTGCGCCGAGGGATTTTATACCGCACTGCGACTGAGCTAGGGGCAACCAAAATCGCATTAGGTCATCATCGCGATGATATTCTGCAAACGCTGTTCCTGAATATGTTTTATGGTGGGAAGCTAAAAGGTATGCCACCAAAATTAATGAGCGACGATGGCAAACATGTGGTTATCCGCCCACTGGCCTACTGCCGTGAAAAAGATATTGAGCGTTTCGCTATTGCCAGAGAATATCCAATAATTCCTTGTAACTTATGTGGCTCGCAGCCCAACCTGCAACGTCAGGTTATCAAAGATATGCTACGTGACTGGGATAAACAGTATCCAGGGCGGATTGAAACTATGTTCAGCGCGATGCAAAATGTCGTGCCGTCACATTTAAACGATCACCAGCTATTTGATTTTAAAAGTATTACACATAACAGTGAGATTGTTGACGGCGGAGATTTAGCTTTTGACCGTGAAGAGTTGCCACTGCAACCTGTTGGTTGGCAACCAGAAGATGATGAAGACCGTGAAAAACAACCACTGGTTCGTCTCGACGTGCTAGAAATAAAATAAAGCCCTTACTGATATCGCCTCTCGACAATAAGAGTTGAGAGGCAATCCTGTCGTTCTGTCCTATTTCATTGTTTTCACTAAAAAATGCAAAAAAAAATGCCGATGTTGAGATAACATCGGCATCGTAACAATTATGTGCTATGCAGTAATTCAAAATAAAAGTATTACAAATATGGAGCGCAACGCCCATCGCTTGACGTTGCATTCACCTGCAAAATGATAATGCCTCAGTCATCACTGCCAAATGTTGATATGGCTCAATTTTACAGTGATTAGCTCCCTATTTGGCACACTCTTTTACTCGGCCGTCGGTAACTCATCAGAGCCATTTACTGCGCTTTAACCACCAGGCAACACCCAGCACCAGCATCACTAACATCATACAGAATGTCGCAAAACCAAAAGAATAGGTATTCCCAGGAATGCCTCCGAGGTTGACGCCAAATAGCCCCGTCAAAAAAGTGGTCGGTAAAAACACCATAGCCAACAGTGACATGGTATAGGTGCGCCGGTTCATCGCATCGGCCATTAATGAGCTAATCTCATCGGATAACACCGCAGTACGCGCGATGCTAGAGTCTAAATCCTCTAAACCCCGCCCCAAACGTTCTGAGATTTCCTGCATACGACGTCGATCGTCATCATCCATCCACGGCAAGCGCTCACTGGCCAACCGGGAGAAAACATCGCGCTGTGGTGCCATATATCGGCGCAATACAATCAACTGCTTACGAAGCAAAGCCATTTGTCCACGTTGTGGGATTTTTTGTTCCAGCAAATCATCTTCAAGATCGATAATTTTATCGTGTAAATCTTCAATAAACTCATTGGTATGGTCGGTCACACCATCAGCAATCTCCACCAGCCAGTTCCCGCTGTTAGTCGGGCCGGTGCCACTTTGTAAATCATTCAATACATCATCTATAGAGTAAACTTTGCGATGTCGGGTCGAGACAATCAATTTATCGGTGATATAAACCCGGATGGCGACTAATTGGTCTGGGCGAGCGTCATTATTAAAATTGATGCCCCGCAGTGTTATCATCGTGCCATCGCCCATGCGAGTCACTTTCGGGCGAACACTTTCACCGGCAAGACCATCCCGAACAACCTCCGGAAGTAACGGCGTATTTTGCAGCCAGGCAGCACTTTCTGGGTGTGTGTAATCCAGATGCAGCCAGCAAGGCTGCTCTGCCGTGGCGATGGCATCAGTATTAATGGATGTCACGCCCCCTTTACCATCGAGTTGATAGGCATAAACGGCATCAGAAACCTGAAGTGCTTTTCCTTCGACTACATCCACGACAATTTCCTCTATTTCAGCATTTATCATGCAATAGGCTCAGTGTAGCGCCCGCCACTCAATCTTTAAAGATGATGTATCAGGATAACTTACTGTTCCATAAAATAATCATGGCCGTTGGTCTTTTAATTATCAATCCGTTATCTGTGAATCATCAATAGCAACAATGCCAGATACATTCACTGTGAGTTTTGGAACAACAGAACTTATATCTTTAACAGCGGAATTAAGGAGACATAATGATAAAGGCACAAGGTCCGTGCACAGCTTTGATGTACAATTCTTGCTAATTATCAACATGATATATTCAAGGGATATTGATTATGGAAACCAACTTCATTACATTAATGAAAGCACTCATTGGTGGCGCAGGCGCGGGATTTGCATTTACCGGTGGCTTGTCTTTTTTAGTGCCCGCATTGACAGTGACCACGTCCCTTGCATTTACATTTTCGGCCATTGGGAGCGTATTAATTGCAGGTATTTATCTAAGCAAAGTTTGGTGAACGAAATTGGAGTCACTATCTACCCACTGGTACTCACCGCAAACCACTGATGAGTTGACGAAATTCTATTGTATTATTTGTGTTTCTTACATGTTAGTGCATATAGCATGGGATTGTATTTCCAAAAAAACACCGCCATTTTCCTTGGAAAACTTACAATATAAACTTAATGAACTATATTCATCGTCAACATTTGCCACGAGTATATTCTTATTTGTGATGATTTTAGATATAAATAACCCACTAAGAACATCTGATGCATTTATATTCCCACTAATAGTCGCATCACTAACCGGATTTATGATCTCTATATCGGCCATTGTTCCTAAGCGGCGCAGCCGTAAATAGCCTTGTTATTCTATAGACTATCATCATAAAAACATAACCCGCCACTAATGCTGGCGGATTATGTTTCACATCAAAATTAACTATCAAACAGTAACCATCAAACAATAGCGATTAGTGCTTGATGATATAAATCATGTGGCTATATGCCACATCTTCAGGATTAGTTATCGGGTAACCTTTCACCCAAGGTTTAATTAAGCGCCCATTAGTAAATTGATATATGGGGGCTATTGGGACTTGTTCGGCAATAATCTGCTCGGCTTTGTTATAATCATCACTAAGTGCTTTAGGATTAGTTTGCTTACCAGCTTCGCTCAGTAAACGGTCATAATCTGCACTTGCGAACTTAGCAATATTCCCACTATGGGTGGAGGTCAGTAATGACAGGAAAGTGGAAGGCTCATTATAATCCCCGACCCATGATGCGCGGACAACATCAAAATTACCGGTATTGCGGCTATCAATATAAGTCTTCCACTCTTGGTTAATCATTTGAACATCCACGCCCAATGTCTTCTTCCACATTGAAGCAATAGCAATGGCTAACTTCTGATTATTATCCGAGGTATTATACAGCAGAGATAGTTTCAGTGGTTTATCCGGCCCGTAACCCGCCGCGTGCAGCAGTGCTTTAGCTTGTGCATTGAGTTCTTCCTGGTCTTGCTGCTGTAATAAATTGACTACCGGATGGTAGCCAGCAGTGACATCAGGAGTAAAGTGATACGCAGGTTTTTCCCCCGTACCCAAGACTTTTTCAGCAATAATTTTGCGGTCGATAGCATAAGATAATGCTTTGCGCACCCGAACATCATTGGTTGGCGCGCGTTGGGTATTGAATGCGTAATAATAAGTGCCTAACTGATCCGGCGTATAAACTTGGTCAGGAATATCTTTTAAGAGTTTCTGATACAAATTTTTGGGGAAGGACTCGGTAATATCAATATCACCAGCTTGATAGCGCTTAGTGGCATTAGCTTCCTGATTGATAGGAATGAACGTCACTTTCGTTAGAACAGTATGAGCATGATCCCAATAATAGTCGTTGGGCACCAAAACTAATTTCTCATTCACAACTCTATCTTGTAATTTAAATGCGCCATTCCCCACCAAATTCCCCACTTTAGTCCAGTCATTGCCATATTTTTCAACCACGGTGGCAGGAACTGGGAATAAACTGAAGTTTGCAGTCAGGCTGGGGAAATAAGGTACTGGTTTACTGAGTTTAACTTTAAGAGTGTAATCATTAACTGCACTGACCCCAAGTGCTTCTGGCGGCATTTTCCCCGCAATAATCTGTTGTGCATTTTCCATTCCAGCCAGTTCGGCAAACCAGGCGAAAGGAGATAAACTTTTAGGGTCAACCAAACGGCGCCAGCTATAAACAAAATCCTGCGCAGTCACAGGTTGACCATTCGACCATTTAGCATCTTTGCGTAACGTGAATATATAGGTTTGGTTATCTGCCGTTTTCCAGTTTGTCGCAACACCGGGAATTATCTGACCATGCGCATCTTGATTAACCAATCCTTCAAACAAATCACGGGCAACCTGTGCCTCGATTAATCCCACGGCTTTCATCGGGTCCAGGGATGCAGGCTCGTCTTTAATATGACGAACAAGTTCTTGTTTTTCAGCCAGTACGGTGCCTGCCGGGACATCAGCAGCATTTGCCGCGCCCAGCGTTGCGCCAACTAATGCGGCGCACAATGCATAACGGAAATAGCTCATAATTAATAACCTTTTCGTTGTCGATCCATTTCAGCGAAAGTAGTAACAATATCTAATCAACATAAACTAGCAGATTAGGGGCCATAATGACGACGGTAAAATAAAAATACTGTCTCCAATCGAGCCATAGAATGTCATTCTGCCATTAGAAGCCAAACGCAGTAGGCATCATTAATTAGGCGTCTTAGTTTACTCATCGCAAAATAACTTATTGATTCAAAGTAATAATATTAAATGCTATGTTAAATGCAATACGCACATATTCGGAATAACAGAGAATATTATGAGCCAATATCGCCCCCGTACCGCACGGGGAAACCTGGTGACTTTAGGGCAACGCTACGGCACATCCCGTTTGGGCGCGCCGCTGTTTTATTTCCCGACCCCTACTCCATCAGCACAAACTGGGCTGATTATTGCCGGAACACATGGCGATGAAAGTGCAGCAATTGTCGCGCTCTCCTGTGCACTACGCAGTATTTCACCGGAACAACAGCGCCACCATGTCATCCTGGCAGTGAATCCTGATGGGTGCCAATTGGGGTTGCGGGCTAATGCCAATGGTGTGGATCTTAATCGTAACTTTCCGGCGAAAAACTGGCAGACGGGCGAAACGGTATACCGGTGGAATAGTGCAGCGGATGCGCGAGATGTGGTGCTATCAACCGGCGAATGTTCAGGTTCTGAACCCGAAACCCAAGCTTTGTGCGCATTGATAAACCAACTGGCCCCGCGCTGGGTGGTTTCCTTTCACGAGCCATTGGCCTGCATTGAAGATCCCGACAGCTCAACGCTAGGTGAGCGGCTAGCGGCGAATTTCGAATTGCCTCTTGTCACCAATGTAGGGTACGCCACGCCGGGGTCATTCGGCAGTTGGTGTGCAGACATTCACTTACCCTGTATTACCGCAGAATTGCCACCCATTTCTGCCGATGCCGCCAGTGAGTGTTATCTGGCGGCGCTGATTGACTTACTGACCCTGGCAGACTAAGCCGATAGATCGATAGCGCCGGTCGAGAAATGTAACCCATCATCGACATCGCGTTGCAGCCATGTAGGGCCATCGAGATCAACAAAACGAGCACCTGGGGCTAGGGGCAATGCAGCACGAATAGCCCGAGAAGTGCACAGCATACAGCCGAGCATAATGGCAAATCCGAGCGATTTTGCTTGTTCGGCTAACAGCAATGCTTCTGTTAACCCGCCGCTTTTATCCAGCTTAATGTTGACCATCTCATAACGGCCCACCAGCCCCGCCAAATCAGCACGCGTATGGCAACTTTCATCAGCACAAATAGGCAATGGGTGAATAAAATTCTGCAACGAATCATCCTGTCCTGCGGGCAGAGGTTGCTCCAGCATGGCCACACCTAAATCGGCCAATAATTGGCAACGTGCAGCCAAGCCCTCGGGACGCCAGGACTCATTGGCATCCACAATCAATATCGCGTCAGGTGCAGCGCTACGAATGGCCACCAAACGCTCAGCAATAAGATGATCATCCAGTTTTATTTTCAACAGGTTGGCTCCCAAATTCGCCAACGCACTCGCACTGTATGCCATGGCTTCCGGGGTACCAATACTGACCGTCTGGGCCATAGAGAGATGGAGGATGGGGGCCGTTTCAGTCATGTGCCATAAACTTTGCTGACTTTGTAAGCATTCTAACTGCCATAATGCGCAATCTACCGCATTCCTGGCAGCACCCGCGGGCAATAGCTGTTGTAAGGTCTCCCGCGAAACACCCTGTTCGATTGCTCCTAGCACCAAGGCCAACTGCGCCATTACCGAAAATTCACTTTCTCCATAATGTGGGTATGGGGTACATTCACCAACAGCGCGAATGCCCGCTTCCTCAATCTCGACAACCACAACTTTTGCTTCATTGCGGCTTCCACGGGAAATAACAAACGCAGAATGGAGAGGCCAGGATTCTGGATAGCAACGCATGGTTCTCATTATGACTCCTCAGAAAAATTCGGGCACGGACATTCAGTATTAGAACCTAACGTCAGTAAAATCTGAATTATTTAGCAAAAATCTCATATCCAAGCTGCCATTGTTACCTTAAACTGAACGTCATGTTACACATCTGTAAAAGGGATCAAATAATGACACAGACAGTACATTTCCAAGGCAATCCAGTGACCGTTGCAGGTCAACTGCCGCAACCCGGCGATAAAGCCAAAGATTTTACTTTGGTCGCGAAAGATTTATCCGATGTTGCCCTGAGCAGCTTCGCGGGTAAACGTAAAGTCCTGAATATCTTTCCAAGTATTGATACCGGTGTTTGTGCCGCATCCGTACGCAAATTCAATCAATTGGCTGGCGAACTTGAGAACACTGTTGTTCTTTGTATCTCCTCCGACCTACCATTTGCCCAATCCCGTTTTTGCGGTGCTGAAGGCCTAAGCAACGTCACCACATTGTCAACTT
It encodes the following:
- the ttcA gene encoding tRNA 2-thiocytidine(32) synthetase TtcA, with the protein product MQDKQIVNKKEHYDLNKLHKRLRRNVGQAIADFNMIEEGDRVMVCLSGGKDSYTMLDILQNLQKSAPINFTLIAVNLDQKQPGFPEDILPAYLDKQGVEYKIVEENTYGIVKDIIPEGKTTCSLCSRLRRGILYRTATELGATKIALGHHRDDILQTLFLNMFYGGKLKGMPPKLMSDDGKHVVIRPLAYCREKDIERFAIAREYPIIPCNLCGSQPNLQRQVIKDMLRDWDKQYPGRIETMFSAMQNVVPSHLNDHQLFDFKSITHNSEIVDGGDLAFDREELPLQPVGWQPEDDEDREKQPLVRLDVLEIK
- the zntB gene encoding zinc transporter ZntB, translating into MDVVEGKALQVSDAVYAYQLDGKGGVTSINTDAIATAEQPCWLHLDYTHPESAAWLQNTPLLPEVVRDGLAGESVRPKVTRMGDGTMITLRGINFNNDARPDQLVAIRVYITDKLIVSTRHRKVYSIDDVLNDLQSGTGPTNSGNWLVEIADGVTDHTNEFIEDLHDKIIDLEDDLLEQKIPQRGQMALLRKQLIVLRRYMAPQRDVFSRLASERLPWMDDDDRRRMQEISERLGRGLEDLDSSIARTAVLSDEISSLMADAMNRRTYTMSLLAMVFLPTTFLTGLFGVNLGGIPGNTYSFGFATFCMMLVMLVLGVAWWLKRSKWL
- a CDS encoding peptide ABC transporter substrate-binding protein; amino-acid sequence: MSYFRYALCAALVGATLGAANAADVPAGTVLAEKQELVRHIKDEPASLDPMKAVGLIEAQVARDLFEGLVNQDAHGQIIPGVATNWKTADNQTYIFTLRKDAKWSNGQPVTAQDFVYSWRRLVDPKSLSPFAWFAELAGMENAQQIIAGKMPPEALGVSAVNDYTLKVKLSKPVPYFPSLTANFSLFPVPATVVEKYGNDWTKVGNLVGNGAFKLQDRVVNEKLVLVPNDYYWDHAHTVLTKVTFIPINQEANATKRYQAGDIDITESFPKNLYQKLLKDIPDQVYTPDQLGTYYYAFNTQRAPTNDVRVRKALSYAIDRKIIAEKVLGTGEKPAYHFTPDVTAGYHPVVNLLQQQDQEELNAQAKALLHAAGYGPDKPLKLSLLYNTSDNNQKLAIAIASMWKKTLGVDVQMINQEWKTYIDSRNTGNFDVVRASWVGDYNEPSTFLSLLTSTHSGNIAKFASADYDRLLSEAGKQTNPKALSDDYNKAEQIIAEQVPIAPIYQFTNGRLIKPWVKGYPITNPEDVAYSHMIYIIKH
- the mpaA gene encoding murein tripeptide amidase MpaA; amino-acid sequence: MSQYRPRTARGNLVTLGQRYGTSRLGAPLFYFPTPTPSAQTGLIIAGTHGDESAAIVALSCALRSISPEQQRHHVILAVNPDGCQLGLRANANGVDLNRNFPAKNWQTGETVYRWNSAADARDVVLSTGECSGSEPETQALCALINQLAPRWVVSFHEPLACIEDPDSSTLGERLAANFELPLVTNVGYATPGSFGSWCADIHLPCITAELPPISADAASECYLAALIDLLTLAD
- the ycjG gene encoding L-Ala-D/L-Glu epimerase, which translates into the protein MRTMRCYPESWPLHSAFVISRGSRNEAKVVVVEIEEAGIRAVGECTPYPHYGESEFSVMAQLALVLGAIEQGVSRETLQQLLPAGAARNAVDCALWQLECLQSQQSLWHMTETAPILHLSMAQTVSIGTPEAMAYSASALANLGANLLKIKLDDHLIAERLVAIRSAAPDAILIVDANESWRPEGLAARCQLLADLGVAMLEQPLPAGQDDSLQNFIHPLPICADESCHTRADLAGLVGRYEMVNIKLDKSGGLTEALLLAEQAKSLGFAIMLGCMLCTSRAIRAALPLAPGARFVDLDGPTWLQRDVDDGLHFSTGAIDLSA
- the tpx gene encoding thiol peroxidase — protein: MTQTVHFQGNPVTVAGQLPQPGDKAKDFTLVAKDLSDVALSSFAGKRKVLNIFPSIDTGVCAASVRKFNQLAGELENTVVLCISSDLPFAQSRFCGAEGLSNVTTLSTLRGADFKQAYGVAITEGPLAGLTARAVVVLDGQDKVIYSELVNEITTEPDYDAALAALK